From Candidatus Polarisedimenticolia bacterium, a single genomic window includes:
- a CDS encoding DUF885 domain-containing protein, which yields MSRLPVARITALALLLVPLPLASCARKAPPPPRFQALREEYFVGFLQRNPVTSTYLGGDAYNPRLSRTLRTLRDYSEAGISDEVAFYRKIAAELGSVPLDSLSAAEKIDCAVMKSQLEFLLHQTVDRKYHRRSLDTYVVEPFRAVDWQMQQMTDLGGGNYGTEEEWRALGERLDRIPRYLDQALENLRSGVAAGDFPDHRMIETDGIKAAQANAEYFEKKLPEQVKTYLSGQPYQEAIESLVGPQALEAASAYADFAHELSQMFVDRQDGDQLVFKEAFRADRYALGEKEYDWAVAHNLRVDKTARELFDDAAGKVAETQALMARTARRIGEKRRLTLDFSNPTAERAAVRKVMDLLSGDFPRSDEEMFKGYREKALQLVEFARQKGMFDLPADYRLDIVETPPVLRDSVDAAYYPAPPFKKTGVGRFYLTPTGNDAGRLKENNYHAMADLCAHEGFPGHDWYYQFMRPRSASISPIRWLTPGAVEDSSSMWEDSISAEGWALYAEALMAEPQPGAPDGFYTPEERLYQLQGQLLRDARVRLDTGLHTGRLTFDEAVDYYTENVDFLPHACRAPKEDDVRRASCDTARRAIYRYSKWPTQAITYRLGKSAIQDLRAAAQKAGGAKFSPREFHERFLMQGSIPPGYFAAAFLEEAR from the coding sequence ATGAGCCGACTTCCCGTCGCACGCATCACGGCGCTGGCGCTGCTGCTCGTTCCGCTTCCCCTCGCCTCCTGCGCTCGGAAGGCCCCCCCGCCGCCCCGCTTCCAGGCGCTTCGCGAGGAGTACTTCGTCGGGTTCCTGCAGCGCAATCCCGTGACCTCGACCTACCTGGGCGGCGACGCCTACAACCCGCGGCTCTCGCGGACCCTCCGGACGCTGCGCGATTACTCCGAAGCGGGAATCTCGGACGAGGTCGCGTTCTACCGGAAGATCGCCGCCGAGCTCGGAAGCGTCCCGCTCGACTCGCTCTCCGCGGCCGAGAAGATCGACTGCGCCGTCATGAAATCGCAGCTGGAGTTTCTTCTCCATCAGACGGTCGACCGGAAGTATCACCGCCGCAGCCTGGACACCTACGTGGTGGAGCCTTTCCGGGCCGTCGACTGGCAGATGCAGCAGATGACCGACCTCGGCGGCGGCAATTACGGCACGGAGGAGGAATGGAGAGCCCTGGGGGAGCGCCTGGATCGCATCCCGAGGTATCTCGATCAGGCGCTGGAGAACCTGCGCTCGGGCGTCGCGGCCGGCGACTTTCCGGATCACCGCATGATCGAAACCGACGGCATCAAAGCGGCGCAGGCCAACGCCGAGTATTTCGAGAAGAAGCTTCCCGAGCAGGTGAAGACCTATCTCTCGGGGCAGCCGTACCAGGAGGCGATCGAGAGCCTCGTGGGCCCCCAAGCGCTGGAAGCCGCCTCCGCCTACGCCGATTTCGCGCACGAGCTCTCTCAGATGTTCGTCGACCGGCAGGACGGCGACCAGCTCGTTTTCAAGGAGGCTTTCCGCGCCGATCGTTACGCCTTGGGGGAGAAAGAGTACGACTGGGCGGTCGCCCACAACCTCCGCGTCGACAAGACGGCGCGGGAGCTCTTCGACGACGCCGCCGGCAAGGTGGCCGAGACCCAGGCCTTGATGGCGAGGACGGCGCGGCGCATCGGCGAGAAGCGCCGGCTGACGCTCGACTTTTCCAATCCCACCGCGGAGCGCGCCGCGGTGCGCAAGGTCATGGACTTGCTGTCGGGCGACTTTCCTCGATCCGACGAGGAGATGTTCAAGGGCTATCGGGAGAAGGCCCTGCAGCTGGTCGAGTTCGCCCGGCAGAAAGGAATGTTCGACCTTCCGGCCGATTACCGCCTGGACATCGTGGAGACTCCGCCGGTCCTGCGGGACAGCGTCGACGCCGCCTATTACCCGGCCCCGCCCTTTAAGAAGACCGGAGTCGGCCGCTTCTATCTCACTCCGACGGGGAACGATGCCGGCCGTCTGAAGGAGAACAACTATCACGCCATGGCCGATCTTTGCGCCCACGAGGGATTCCCGGGGCACGACTGGTACTATCAGTTCATGCGGCCGCGCAGCGCCTCGATTTCCCCGATTCGCTGGCTGACTCCGGGGGCGGTGGAAGATTCCTCGTCGATGTGGGAAGACAGCATTTCCGCCGAGGGTTGGGCGCTGTACGCCGAGGCGCTGATGGCCGAGCCCCAGCCGGGCGCGCCGGACGGCTTCTACACCCCGGAGGAGCGCCTCTATCAGCTCCAGGGCCAGCTCTTGCGCGACGCGCGGGTGCGGCTCGACACGGGCCTCCACACCGGGCGTCTCACGTTCGACGAGGCGGTCGACTATTACACGGAGAACGTCGACTTCCTGCCGCACGCCTGCCGGGCGCCGAAGGAGGACGACGTGAGACGAGCGTCGTGCGACACGGCGCGGCGGGCCATCTATCGCTATTCCAAGTGGCCCACGCAGGCGATCACCTACCGTCTGGGCAAATCTGCCATCCAGGATCTGAGGGCCGCCGCCCAGAAAGCAGGCGGGGCGAAGTTCTCCCCGAGGGAGTTCCACGAGAGATTCCTGATGCAGGGATCGATTCCGCCGGGCTACTTCGCCGCGGCGTTCCTGGAGGAGGCGCGATGA
- a CDS encoding NmrA family NAD(P)-binding protein encodes MILITAAGGTVGGELAKRLASEGAPFRAAYHSEGKAAAARANGWQAAAVDFEKPETMRSALTGADGLFLVVPATPAMPAQEAAWVELAREAGVRRLVKLSVWRASEESFTFARWNRQGEKQVESAGIPYTFLRPNSFMQNFVNVFSAGIKEHGTFWIPAPAARVSHIDARDVAAAAAVALTRDGHEGRAYDLSGPEALNYHQVANTLSVVAGKKITCAGVSDLQFKEAMLRLGAPEWQPDAVNDLMRYALDGQAADVLASVQEITGRKPTPFERFVRDYRPFFA; translated from the coding sequence ATGATCCTCATCACCGCCGCCGGCGGAACGGTGGGAGGCGAGCTGGCCAAGCGGCTCGCCTCCGAGGGCGCGCCGTTCCGCGCCGCCTATCATTCGGAGGGCAAAGCCGCGGCGGCCCGCGCCAACGGCTGGCAGGCCGCGGCCGTCGACTTCGAAAAACCCGAGACGATGCGCTCGGCGCTCACGGGAGCGGATGGCCTCTTCCTGGTGGTTCCGGCGACGCCGGCCATGCCGGCGCAGGAAGCGGCGTGGGTCGAGCTGGCCCGGGAAGCGGGCGTGCGGCGTCTGGTGAAGCTTTCGGTATGGCGCGCTTCGGAAGAGTCCTTCACGTTCGCCCGCTGGAACCGGCAAGGCGAGAAACAGGTGGAATCCGCGGGGATCCCCTACACCTTCCTGCGGCCCAACAGCTTCATGCAGAACTTCGTGAACGTCTTCTCGGCGGGCATCAAGGAGCACGGAACCTTTTGGATCCCGGCCCCGGCGGCCCGCGTGAGCCACATCGACGCGCGCGACGTCGCGGCCGCCGCCGCCGTGGCCCTGACGCGGGACGGGCACGAAGGCCGCGCCTACGATCTCAGCGGGCCGGAAGCGCTGAACTACCACCAGGTCGCGAACACGCTTTCCGTCGTCGCCGGCAAGAAGATCACCTGCGCAGGGGTCTCCGACCTGCAATTCAAGGAAGCGATGCTCCGGCTCGGGGCCCCGGAGTGGCAGCCCGACGCCGTCAACGATCTGATGCGCTACGCCCTGGACGGCCAGGCTGCCGACGTGCTGGCGTCGGTGCAGGAGATCACGGGGCGCAAGCCGACGCCGTTCGAGCGATTCGTCCGAGATTACCGCCCGTTCTTCGCTTGA
- a CDS encoding secondary thiamine-phosphate synthase enzyme YjbQ yields the protein MAVKRAEIKVGSERRVQVLNVTLKVAEACAKLRVREGILLVSCRHTTCALLVNEDEEGLRRDLERLGESLLDPFRGRDGYRHDAIDDNAQAHLTSVLLGHSLTLPVDSGKPVLGTWQSLLMLEMDGPRSRTLDLTLLGD from the coding sequence ATGGCGGTCAAGCGGGCCGAGATCAAGGTCGGTTCGGAGCGCCGGGTCCAGGTCCTGAACGTCACCCTGAAAGTGGCGGAGGCGTGCGCCAAGCTCCGAGTCCGCGAGGGGATCCTGCTTGTCAGCTGCCGTCACACCACCTGCGCCCTTCTGGTCAATGAGGACGAAGAGGGGCTCCGGCGCGACCTCGAGCGGCTCGGGGAGAGCCTGCTCGATCCGTTCCGCGGCCGCGACGGCTACCGCCACGACGCCATCGACGACAACGCCCAGGCCCACCTGACCTCCGTCCTCCTGGGCCACTCCCTCACGCTGCCCGTCGATTCCGGCAAGCCGGTCCTCGGGACTTGGCAGAGCCTGCTGATGCTGGAGATGGACGGACCCCGCTCCCGAACTCTCGACCTGACGCTTCTCGGAGATTGA
- a CDS encoding M20/M25/M40 family metallo-hydrolase gives MSDSRPRRKRLRGAAIAAFLVCGFAGLAPAAEPIDFKKMGAEGLEHLRAILRLDTSNPPGNEARVTAYLAEQLKAAGLEPRLFESAPSRGSLMVRLKGTGGGKPLLIMSHIDVVPVEKDLWSVPPFDAVIRDGFLWGRGTLDDKGMAAAELTTILTLARNRMRLARDVVFLAEADEEAGGTYGMDWLLEHHPDLFDAELVLNEGGRVIWSGGKVQYVAIQTSEKIYQDFNVIARGVAGHSSIPTSENPVSRLAAALGRIAAIDFPARLNAQTREFFRGIASTLPGEMAGCVPKLEDSRAALRCAEILSRNPNFNAMLRTTCTPTILKAGYKENVIPAEARANLNCRLLPGTDVKAFTEELRKAVSDPKVEVVPAREFNPPAGPSTTDTPLYAAIRKVAGQMAPGAPVVPYMSPGGTDSQVLRQRGMVAYGVLPFPIQEEDLRTMHANDEKISLEAFTWGNEMLYRVVAETAR, from the coding sequence ATGAGCGATTCGAGGCCAAGACGGAAGCGGCTGCGCGGCGCGGCGATCGCGGCCTTCCTGGTCTGCGGCTTCGCCGGTCTCGCGCCGGCGGCCGAGCCGATCGATTTCAAGAAGATGGGCGCGGAAGGTCTCGAGCATCTCCGCGCCATCCTCCGGCTCGACACGAGCAATCCGCCGGGGAACGAGGCGCGCGTGACCGCCTACCTCGCCGAGCAGCTCAAGGCGGCCGGCCTCGAGCCGCGGCTCTTCGAGTCGGCGCCCTCGCGCGGCAGCCTGATGGTCCGCTTGAAGGGGACCGGCGGCGGCAAGCCGCTCCTGATCATGTCGCACATCGACGTCGTGCCCGTGGAGAAGGACCTGTGGAGCGTGCCGCCGTTCGACGCCGTGATCCGGGACGGATTCCTCTGGGGACGCGGCACTTTGGACGACAAAGGCATGGCCGCCGCGGAGCTGACGACGATCCTCACGCTCGCCCGCAACCGGATGAGGCTGGCGCGGGACGTCGTCTTCCTGGCCGAGGCGGACGAGGAGGCGGGCGGGACCTACGGGATGGACTGGCTCCTGGAGCATCACCCCGATCTCTTCGACGCCGAGCTGGTCCTGAACGAAGGAGGGCGGGTCATCTGGAGCGGCGGGAAGGTCCAATACGTCGCGATCCAGACGAGCGAGAAGATCTATCAGGATTTCAACGTGATCGCGCGCGGAGTCGCCGGACACTCCTCCATCCCGACGAGCGAGAACCCCGTCTCCCGACTGGCGGCGGCGCTCGGGCGGATCGCGGCGATCGACTTCCCGGCGCGCCTCAACGCGCAGACGCGAGAGTTCTTCCGGGGGATCGCCTCCACGCTCCCGGGCGAGATGGCCGGATGCGTCCCCAAGCTGGAGGATTCCCGGGCGGCGCTGCGCTGCGCCGAGATCCTCTCCCGGAACCCCAACTTCAACGCCATGCTCCGGACGACCTGCACGCCCACGATCCTGAAGGCCGGCTACAAAGAGAACGTGATCCCGGCCGAGGCCCGGGCCAATCTGAATTGCCGGCTCCTGCCGGGAACCGACGTGAAGGCCTTCACGGAAGAGCTCCGCAAGGCGGTGAGCGATCCCAAGGTGGAGGTCGTCCCGGCGCGCGAGTTCAATCCTCCGGCGGGCCCTTCCACGACCGACACGCCGCTCTATGCCGCCATCCGCAAGGTCGCGGGGCAGATGGCCCCCGGCGCTCCGGTGGTTCCCTACATGTCGCCGGGAGGCACCGACTCCCAGGTCCTGCGGCAGCGGGGGATGGTCGCCTACGGAGTGCTCCCGTTTCCCATCCAGGAGGAGGACCTTCGCACGATGCACGCCAACGACGAGAAGATTTCGCTGGAGGCGTTCACCTGGGGCAACGAGATGCTCTACCGGGTCGTGGCGGAGACGGCCCGGTGA
- a CDS encoding TIGR00266 family protein produces MQIDVRYQPAYSLALVALAAEESIQAEAGAMVSMTSNIEVATSMKGGILGAITRSVLGGETLFANTFTSRRGAGEITLAPALPGDIGSLVLANETLYVQSGSFLAGAPELNLDLKWGGARTFFGSEGLFLLRASGSGPIILSSYGAIHKVSLDGRQPYLCDTGHVVAFTQNLSFDVRRVGNWKSTLLSGEGLVCEFKGAGDLYLQTRSTQAFLSWLIPRIPGRSGGGGGQGAGVLGNILRGD; encoded by the coding sequence ATGCAGATCGACGTGCGTTATCAGCCCGCCTATTCGCTCGCCCTGGTGGCCCTGGCCGCCGAAGAGTCGATTCAGGCGGAAGCCGGCGCGATGGTGAGCATGACCTCGAACATCGAGGTGGCGACCTCGATGAAGGGAGGCATCCTCGGGGCGATCACGCGATCCGTCCTGGGCGGCGAGACCCTCTTCGCGAACACCTTCACCTCCCGCCGGGGCGCCGGCGAGATCACGCTCGCCCCCGCGCTTCCCGGCGACATCGGCTCGCTGGTCCTTGCGAACGAGACGCTCTACGTCCAGTCGGGCTCCTTCCTCGCCGGGGCGCCGGAGCTCAACCTCGATCTGAAGTGGGGCGGGGCGCGGACCTTCTTCGGCTCGGAAGGGCTGTTCCTGCTGCGCGCCTCGGGCAGCGGGCCGATCATCCTGAGCTCGTACGGCGCCATCCACAAGGTGAGCCTCGACGGGCGGCAGCCCTACCTTTGCGACACCGGCCACGTCGTCGCCTTCACGCAGAACCTCTCGTTCGACGTGCGCCGGGTCGGAAACTGGAAATCGACCCTGCTGTCGGGGGAAGGGCTCGTCTGTGAGTTCAAGGGGGCGGGCGACCTCTACCTGCAGACCCGATCCACGCAGGCCTTCCTTTCCTGGCTGATCCCGCGCATCCCGGGTCGCAGCGGCGGGGGCGGCGGACAGGGGGCGGGCGTGCTGGGGAACATCCTCCGGGGCGACTGA
- a CDS encoding M28 family peptidase, translating to MRRSALLLSFIAAVALTGVTAQEASFRLPRKARAALDGIEAARIRAHVKLLSSDLLEGRGTGQRGGVLASAYIATMFELLGLKPGAADGSYFQRVPLMGITTDSGSSLKLAGPRGSVPLKYLDDYVAWSRTEQRVTDQHSSLVFVGYGIVAPEFDWDDYKGVDVTGKTLLMLVNDPPSPDPKLFGGPALTYYGRWTYKFEMGLKKGAEGVILIHTTPSAGYGFNVVQNSWSKEQPFVGRAPGDRALKLESWITEAKAREVFRLAGKSLDEARDEAARRQFRPIPLGITVTSHIVSKVRKVETANVLGLLEGADPAKKKEAVVFTAHYDHLGVGKPENGDAIFNGAIDNATGVGTILEIARAYQEAASRGARPPRSILFMAAAAEEGGLRGSQYYAAHPTFPPGRIAANLNIDGIQVLGEALTYTFLGSDKTTLGPVIAWAERQYNFKNVPDPEPGQGSYYRSDHFNFAKVGIPAVSIDQGDTFEGKDPAWGKKQWEDYNENRYHRPGDEFDSSWDFSGLVKLGRIAGAIGWVVASQDKLPSWQPGDEFLAARKASWKAAN from the coding sequence ATGCGTCGAAGCGCTCTTCTTTTGTCCTTCATCGCGGCCGTGGCGCTCACCGGCGTGACGGCCCAGGAAGCGAGCTTTCGTCTTCCCCGCAAGGCCCGGGCGGCGCTCGACGGCATCGAGGCCGCCCGCATCCGCGCCCACGTGAAGCTCCTCTCGAGCGATCTTCTGGAAGGCCGCGGGACGGGACAGCGCGGCGGGGTCCTCGCTTCGGCTTACATCGCCACCATGTTCGAGCTGCTGGGACTCAAGCCCGGGGCCGCGGACGGAAGCTACTTCCAGAGAGTGCCGCTGATGGGAATCACGACCGATTCCGGAAGCAGCCTGAAGCTCGCGGGGCCGCGGGGCAGCGTTCCCCTGAAGTACCTCGACGATTACGTCGCCTGGTCGCGCACCGAGCAGAGAGTCACCGATCAGCATTCGAGCCTCGTCTTCGTCGGCTACGGGATCGTCGCGCCGGAATTCGATTGGGACGATTACAAAGGAGTCGACGTGACCGGCAAGACTCTCTTGATGCTGGTGAACGATCCCCCCTCGCCCGATCCCAAGCTGTTCGGCGGTCCCGCCCTGACCTATTACGGCCGCTGGACCTACAAATTCGAGATGGGACTCAAGAAAGGGGCCGAAGGGGTCATCCTGATCCACACCACGCCGTCGGCGGGATACGGCTTCAACGTCGTCCAGAACTCCTGGTCGAAGGAGCAGCCGTTCGTCGGGCGCGCGCCGGGAGACCGCGCGCTGAAGCTCGAGTCCTGGATCACCGAGGCGAAGGCCCGCGAGGTGTTCCGGCTCGCCGGCAAGAGCCTCGACGAGGCGCGCGACGAGGCGGCCCGGCGGCAGTTCCGCCCCATCCCCCTGGGAATCACCGTGACGTCGCACATCGTCTCCAAGGTGCGCAAGGTGGAGACCGCCAACGTCCTCGGGCTCCTCGAGGGAGCCGATCCGGCGAAGAAGAAGGAGGCGGTGGTCTTCACCGCGCACTACGACCACCTCGGCGTGGGCAAGCCGGAGAACGGCGACGCCATCTTCAACGGCGCGATCGACAACGCGACCGGCGTCGGCACCATCCTCGAGATCGCCCGGGCCTATCAGGAAGCCGCGTCGCGCGGAGCCCGGCCGCCGCGGTCCATCCTCTTCATGGCGGCCGCCGCGGAGGAGGGGGGACTGCGAGGCTCGCAGTACTATGCCGCGCATCCCACCTTCCCCCCGGGAAGGATCGCCGCCAATCTGAACATCGACGGCATCCAGGTGCTGGGTGAGGCGCTCACCTACACCTTCCTGGGAAGCGACAAGACCACGCTCGGGCCGGTGATCGCCTGGGCGGAGCGCCAGTACAATTTCAAGAACGTTCCGGATCCCGAGCCCGGCCAGGGATCGTATTACCGCTCCGATCATTTCAACTTCGCGAAGGTCGGAATCCCCGCCGTGTCGATCGATCAGGGAGATACCTTCGAGGGGAAGGACCCGGCGTGGGGAAAGAAGCAGTGGGAGGACTACAACGAGAACCGCTATCATCGCCCCGGGGATGAGTTCGATTCCTCCTGGGATTTCTCAGGGCTGGTCAAGCTGGGGAGGATCGCCGGGGCGATCGGGTGGGTCGTCGCCTCCCAGGACAAGCTGCCCTCCTGGCAGCCGGGGGACGAGTTCCTCGCCGCCCGCAAGGCGAGCTGGAAAGCGGCGAACTGA
- a CDS encoding thioredoxin domain-containing protein has product MSGERGKMGGERRENRLARETSPYLLQHAHNPVDWYPWGDEALARARDEDKPILLSIGYSACHWCHVMERESFEDEETARLMNQHFVCIKVDREEHPDVDMIYMNAVQIMTGSGGWPLNVFLTPDRKPFYGGTYFPPEERHGMPSFRAVLERVARAYREQRTKVESSGDQITGYVTQMGRVTASREMLDEEPLREALSDFKVRFDGRFGGWGAAPKFPHAAGISLLLRLHRRRHDPEALHMAELTLEKMARGGMYDQLGGGFHRYSTDPRWLVPHFEKMLYDNALLVGAYLDGFQVTGKALFSRIARECLDYVEHEMTSPEGAFYSAQDADSEGVEGKYYVWTPAEIREVAGEEAGKAFCAFYDVQPGGNWEGSSIPNVPRAIDEVARELGSTPEKLQATLAEVRPKLLARRGRRVAPGLDDKMLTSWNALMISAFARGYQVLDEPRYLERARKAAQFLLSTMRAPDGTLRRTFRKGTARLDGCLDDYAFVTAALLDLYESDFDPVWVVEARALADRMVARFWDEAEEGFFFTPEGQADLITRSKSGYDGALPSGNSVAALAFYRLARLTGEEGYAARGTAILRAYRDLIGQMPAGFSAMLCALDFYVDRAREIALVGRDAQGARQMLATVRRLFVPNKVVAFSEEGDAGAGEHTAIVPLLAGKVAKSGKATAYVCENFQCKAPVTDTEMLEKVLAGS; this is encoded by the coding sequence ATGAGCGGTGAGCGGGGGAAAATGGGCGGTGAGCGGCGGGAGAACCGTCTGGCGCGCGAGACCAGCCCCTATCTCCTGCAGCACGCGCACAATCCGGTCGACTGGTATCCCTGGGGAGACGAGGCGCTCGCCCGCGCGCGGGACGAGGACAAGCCGATCCTCCTGTCGATCGGCTATTCCGCCTGCCACTGGTGCCACGTCATGGAGCGGGAATCGTTCGAGGACGAGGAGACCGCGCGCCTGATGAACCAGCACTTCGTCTGCATCAAGGTGGATCGCGAGGAGCATCCCGACGTCGACATGATCTACATGAACGCGGTCCAGATCATGACCGGATCAGGAGGCTGGCCCCTGAACGTCTTCCTCACGCCCGATCGCAAGCCGTTCTACGGGGGAACCTACTTCCCGCCCGAGGAGCGCCACGGCATGCCGTCGTTCCGCGCCGTGCTGGAGCGCGTGGCGCGGGCCTACCGGGAGCAGCGGACGAAGGTCGAGTCGAGCGGCGATCAAATCACCGGCTACGTCACCCAGATGGGCCGCGTGACCGCTTCCCGGGAGATGCTCGACGAGGAGCCTCTGCGCGAGGCGCTCTCCGACTTCAAGGTCCGGTTCGATGGGCGCTTCGGAGGGTGGGGAGCCGCTCCCAAGTTCCCCCACGCCGCCGGCATCTCGCTGCTCCTGCGCCTGCACCGCCGGCGACACGATCCGGAGGCGCTCCACATGGCCGAGCTGACCTTGGAGAAGATGGCGCGGGGCGGGATGTACGATCAGCTTGGCGGCGGGTTCCATCGATACTCGACCGACCCGCGCTGGCTCGTCCCCCACTTCGAGAAGATGCTCTACGACAACGCCCTGCTGGTTGGCGCCTACCTGGACGGATTCCAGGTCACCGGCAAAGCCCTGTTCTCCCGGATCGCACGGGAATGCCTCGACTACGTCGAGCACGAGATGACCTCCCCGGAGGGGGCGTTCTACTCCGCCCAGGACGCCGACAGCGAAGGCGTGGAGGGCAAGTATTACGTCTGGACTCCCGCGGAGATCCGGGAGGTGGCGGGTGAAGAGGCGGGCAAGGCTTTCTGCGCCTTCTACGACGTCCAGCCGGGAGGGAACTGGGAGGGGAGTTCGATCCCGAACGTCCCGCGCGCCATCGACGAGGTGGCGCGCGAGCTGGGCTCGACGCCGGAGAAGCTCCAGGCGACCCTGGCGGAAGTCCGCCCGAAGCTGCTCGCCCGGCGCGGCCGGCGGGTGGCGCCGGGGCTCGACGACAAGATGCTCACCTCCTGGAACGCCCTGATGATCTCGGCCTTCGCGCGCGGCTATCAGGTCCTGGACGAGCCGCGTTACCTCGAGCGCGCCCGGAAAGCGGCGCAGTTCCTGCTCTCGACGATGCGGGCACCCGACGGCACCCTGCGGCGCACCTTCCGCAAAGGGACGGCGCGGCTCGACGGCTGCCTGGATGACTACGCGTTCGTGACGGCCGCCCTGCTGGATCTCTATGAGAGCGATTTCGATCCGGTCTGGGTCGTGGAAGCCCGCGCGCTCGCCGATCGGATGGTCGCCCGGTTCTGGGACGAAGCCGAGGAAGGGTTCTTCTTCACCCCGGAAGGCCAGGCGGATCTGATCACCCGCTCGAAATCGGGCTACGACGGGGCGCTTCCCTCCGGGAACTCGGTCGCGGCGCTCGCCTTCTACCGCCTGGCCCGCCTCACGGGGGAAGAGGGCTACGCCGCCCGAGGGACCGCGATCCTGCGCGCCTACCGCGATCTGATCGGACAGATGCCGGCCGGATTCAGCGCCATGCTCTGCGCCCTCGATTTCTACGTCGATCGGGCGCGCGAAATCGCCCTGGTCGGCCGCGACGCGCAAGGCGCGCGCCAGATGCTCGCAACCGTGCGCCGTCTCTTCGTCCCCAACAAGGTCGTCGCCTTCTCGGAAGAAGGGGACGCGGGAGCGGGGGAGCATACCGCGATCGTCCCGCTGCTCGCGGGGAAGGTGGCGAAGTCGGGGAAGGCGACCGCCTACGTCTGCGAGAATTTCCAGTGCAAGGCGCCGGTCACCGACACCGAGATGCTGGAGAAGGTCCTCGCCGGCTCATAG
- a CDS encoding EVE domain-containing protein translates to MPIQHWLLKTEPTVYSFDDLLRRKREIWDGITNALALKHLRAARRGDLALIYHTGRERAAIGIARILGESYPDPKRGDPALHAIEIEPVKALPRPVGLDAMKGNPKLKGFDLLRLPRLSFVPVSPAHWDAILEMSGARN, encoded by the coding sequence ATGCCCATCCAGCACTGGCTTCTGAAGACCGAGCCGACTGTCTATTCTTTCGACGACCTGCTTCGCCGGAAACGGGAGATTTGGGACGGGATCACGAACGCGCTGGCGCTGAAGCACCTACGCGCGGCGCGCCGCGGCGATCTGGCCCTCATCTACCATACCGGACGCGAGCGCGCGGCGATCGGGATCGCCCGAATCCTGGGGGAGAGCTACCCCGATCCGAAGCGCGGCGATCCGGCCCTGCACGCGATCGAGATCGAGCCCGTGAAGGCCCTGCCCCGTCCGGTGGGCCTCGACGCGATGAAAGGGAATCCGAAGCTGAAGGGCTTCGATCTCTTGCGCCTGCCGCGCCTGTCCTTCGTTCCGGTGAGCCCCGCCCACTGGGACGCGATCCTGGAGATGTCCGGCGCGCGCAACTGA
- a CDS encoding class I SAM-dependent methyltransferase — MGAASPVIRNISDTARWVAIYRAMETERPDSHFHDPYARMLAGERGEEIFRRMPGARLSAWPLVVRTCVFDELILRSVEREGADTVLNLAAGLDTRPYRLPLPAELRWIEVDLPEILAYKDEKLASERPRCLRESVMMDLADVAARRRLFERVAASSRKAVIVTEGFLAYLKEADVASLAGDLNHPSFRWWIIDLASPLLLRRMQKIYGKTLAQGDARMQFAPAEGTEFFRKLGWAEVEFRSVWEEARRLRREMPCAWLWRLVARLSPASRREAFRRMGATVLLARLPGKQA, encoded by the coding sequence ATGGGCGCCGCCTCTCCCGTCATCCGCAACATCTCCGACACCGCGCGGTGGGTCGCCATCTATCGGGCGATGGAGACGGAGCGTCCCGACTCCCATTTCCACGATCCCTACGCGCGCATGCTGGCGGGAGAGAGGGGGGAGGAAATCTTCCGCCGCATGCCGGGCGCGCGGCTCTCCGCCTGGCCCCTGGTGGTGCGGACCTGCGTCTTCGACGAGCTGATTCTGCGGTCGGTCGAACGGGAAGGGGCCGACACCGTCCTGAATCTCGCCGCCGGACTGGACACGCGCCCGTACCGGCTTCCCCTGCCGGCGGAGCTGCGCTGGATCGAAGTCGACCTTCCCGAGATCCTGGCCTACAAGGACGAGAAGCTGGCCTCGGAAAGGCCGCGCTGCCTTCGCGAGTCGGTGATGATGGACCTCGCGGACGTCGCGGCGCGGCGCCGTCTGTTCGAGCGCGTCGCCGCTTCCTCGCGGAAGGCGGTGATCGTCACCGAGGGATTCCTGGCTTACCTGAAGGAGGCGGACGTGGCCTCGCTGGCCGGCGATCTCAACCATCCCAGCTTCCGATGGTGGATCATCGACCTGGCCTCTCCCCTGCTCCTGCGGCGGATGCAGAAGATCTACGGAAAAACCCTCGCCCAGGGCGACGCGCGCATGCAGTTCGCGCCGGCGGAAGGGACGGAGTTCTTTCGCAAGCTGGGCTGGGCTGAAGTGGAATTCCGCTCTGTGTGGGAGGAAGCCCGGCGCCTGCGGCGGGAGATGCCGTGCGCCTGGCTCTGGCGGCTGGTCGCGCGACTCTCCCCGGCCTCGCGGCGCGAAGCGTTCCGCAGGATGGGAGCGACGGTGCTCCTGGCGCGCCTCCCCGGGAAGCAGGCCTGA